Sequence from the Fulvivirga ligni genome:
AAAACCCATCAGAAAAGTATTAAAGGACTTTTGTGAAGAGCTGGCTTTTGAGCATTCCATTCTTAATCGTTGTCTCATTCATTTTCGAAAGGCCGCATTGATTCAAGTATTGCTCGAATGGCAATAATTCCTTAGTTCCAATACCACTGGTAATACGAAAGAACCAGATCATCGTAAGAATTAAAAGCTTGTGACTCAGGCGATTGGTTTTGTAGAAGTCTGTTACTATCCAGCAACCTTTCGCTTTAAGGTGATGATATAATTTTTGAATTACCTTTTTCAGGCTGGCTTCATCAAATAAGTCGAGATAGAAATTGGTTAAGATTACATCATATTCTGAATTATGAGGAATTGCTTCAATGCCGGCAACCTGAAAGCTT
This genomic interval carries:
- a CDS encoding class I SAM-dependent methyltransferase, producing the protein MAGNFNLVAPIYDRLAHLVFGSKLDQAQCTYLDQIPENSHVLILGGGSGYILEALGYLNRKMTVTYLDTSSEMIRLAKARKTFDQLFISFQVAGIEAIPHNSEYDVILTNFYLDLFDEASLKKVIQKLYHHLKAKGCWIVTDFYKTNRLSHKLLILTMIWFFRITSGIGTKELLPFEQYLNQCGLSKMNETTIKNGMLKSQLFTKVL